The sequence ACGCGACCAGATCCGCTGCCGCACAAGCCGTCACGAGCTTGACACCCAACGGCGGAACGGCGATCGGTAGGTGGCTCGCCCACATCCGTGGGATCGCCACACGGCGCCCCGGCGCGTTGACCCACGCGATCCTGTTGACCGACGGCAAGGACGAGCACGAAACCCCGGAGGAGCTGGGCCGGGAGATCAGCCTCAGCGAAGGCGAATTCGCCTGCGACTGCCGCGGAGTCGGCACCGACTGGCACGTCGAGGAACTTCGGTCCGTCTCGTCGGCCCTGATGGGCACCGTGGACATCGTCGCGGATCCGGCAGATCTCGCCGACGACTTCGCCTCGATGATCCGCGCCTCGATGGGCAAGTCGATCCCCGGACTGACCCTGCGGCTGTGGACCCCGGCCGGGGCTCGAGTCGCGTTCGTCAAGCAGGTTGCGCCGAGCGTGCAGGACCTGAGCGATCGACGCGTCGACGCCGGAAACCACTGCGGCGACTACCCGCTCGGCGCGTGGGGTCACGAGGAGCGCGACTACCACATTCAGGTCGAGGTGCAGCCGGCCGACGTCGGCCGCGAGAAGCTGGCCGCTCGCGTGACGGTCGTCGCGGGCGACGACCCTCTCGGCGAGGGACTGGTGAAGGCGATCTGGACCGCCGACACGGCGCTGTCGGCGCGGATCAGTGACCGGGTCGCGCACTACACCGGCCAGACTCAGCTCGCGCAGGCGGTCCTGGACGGTCTTGCGGCGCGCAGGAGCGGCGACCTGGTAACGGCGACAGCGAAGTTGCACCGCGCGATGGAACTCGCCGTCGAATCGGGGAACGACGGAACGGCCAAGCTGCTCAGGAAGTTCATCAAGGTGGACGAGCACACCGGCACCACGCGGCTGCGGCGCGACATCGCCGCGGCCGACGAGATGGCACTCGACGCGCGGTCGACGCGGACCGCACGCGCACGGAAGGAGCCTGCGGTCACACCGTCAGCCCCCGAACAGCCGGTCGAATGGACCGCCGTCGTCACCGCCGACAAGGACTACTACAAGCGCGTCATCGCCCGTGGCGGCCCGGACACCGTCGAGTTTCCCGAAGTCTTCCCGGCACGCCGAATCGTATTGCAGGACAGCACATTGATCGGGCGCAACAGTCGCAAACAAGGTGTCGAACCCGGAATCGACCTCGGCATCCACCCGATCGACCGCGGCGTTTCCACCCAGCACGCCGTGCTGCGGATCCGTGAATCGGGTCTGACGGTCACCGACCTCGGGTCGACGAACGGCACGAGCGTCAACGAGAGCGACGACCTGCTCGGCAACGGGCAGGAGACCCCGCTCGTCGACGGGGACCGCGTTCACGTCGGCGCCTGGACCACCATCACGGTCAACAAGTCCGAGAAGAGCCGGACATGACCGATATCGAACGCGAACTGCACGACGCGAAAGAGCAGTTGGCCGCGAGCAGCGAGATCCTCGCCGCACTCGGCCGCCATGCCTCCGATCCGAGCGCTGTCTGGGACACCGTGCTGGAATACGCCGCGCGGCTGTGCGGGGCGGCGGCGTCTCAGCTGTTCATTCGCGACGGCGACGTTTTCCGGCTGTCCCGGGTCTCCGACGAGACTCCCGAGGACTACCGCAGATATCTGATGACACACCCGATCGCGCGCAACCGGTCATCGACCGTCGGCCGTGCCGCCGAGGACAAGTGCACCGTCCAGATCGCCGACGTGCTCGCCGACGCCGACTACGGCCGCCTGGATCTGCAGCGGCTCGCCGGCTTTCGTACCCTGCTCTCCACACCGATGGTCCTGCAGGACGAGGTCGTCGGCGTGCTGGCGATGTGGCGCACCGACGTCGCGCCGTTCGACGACCGTGAACGCCGACTACTCGAGGAGTTCGCCGTTCAGGGCGCGGTCGTGCTGCGCCAGGTCGACCTGATGCGAGCCCTCGAGTCGCGCGGCGTCGAACTGGCGGACAAGGTCGAACAACTCGAGGCGCTGCGCGAGATCGACGAAGCCGTCGGCTCGAGCCTCGACCTCGACGAAGTCCTCGAACGCGTCGTCACCAACGCGGTGCGACTCATCAACCTCGGCTTCGGCGACATCACGCTCAACACCGAAGGCGGATCGATCCTCGAGTACGACGAGAAAACCGACTCCTTCCATGTCCGCGGCAGGTACGGCAGCAGCCCGACCCTGTGGGAACGTTTGCGGCACATCGTCATGGACAGCAGATCCAGCTTTATCGGCCGCAGTGCGCTGGCCGATCAGCCCCTCGAGATCCCCGACCTGGCGGCCGTCGATCGCGACGAGTTCCTCGACACCGTCTTCGGAGACGGCTGGCGATCGGTGCTCGCGGTCCCGATGATCGTCGGCGAGCAGATGATCGGTGTGCTGGTCGTCCGTCGTCGCGGCACCGGCGACTTCCCACCCGACGTCACCGAGCTGCTCGAAACCTTCGCAGGCCAGTCGGCGCTCGCCATCGTCAACGCCCGCCTGTACCGCGAGCTCGAGACCCAGAGCCGGGAGCTCGAGATCGCGAGCAATCACAAGTCGGAGTTCCTCGCGAGCATGTCCCACGAACTGCGGACACCGCTCAACGCCGTGATCGGGTTCTCGGAAGTACTGCTGGAGCGCATGTTCGGCGACATCAACGAGCGGCAGGAGGAGTACCTGCGCGACATCTGGAACTCGGGTCGTCATCTGCTCCAACTGTTGAACGAGATCCTTGACCTGTCCAAGGTCGAAGCGGGCCGAATGACGCTCGACCCGACCGTGTTCTCCGTCGCAGGCGCTCTTGAGTACACGTTGGCGATGGTGCGCGAGAGAGCCGCCGCGAATGCCATCACGATGTCGGTCGACATCGCCGATGAGGTCGGAGACATCGAGGCCGACGAGCTGCGGTTCAAACAGGTGGTCCTCAACCTGGTGTCGAACGCCGTCAAGTTCACACCCGACGGCGGCAAGGTGTGCGTCCACGCCCACCGGAACGACGCCGAGCTGATCGTCACGGTGACCGACACCGGTATCGGGGTTCCGCCCGAGGATCAGGAGAAGATCTTCGACTCCTTCCAGCAGGGTGGTCGCGGGCCCGCGAGGGAAGAGGGCACTGGACTGGGGTTGACGCTGTGCAGACGCATCGTCGGGTTGTTCGGCGGCCGCATGTGGCTGGAAAGCGCTGTCGGCGTGGGAAGTACGTTCGGTTTCGCGATACCGGCGGCGAGTCGGTCCACGGGATCGGCGATGATGCCGCAGGACGGTGAGTTCCCCGTCGTGGTCCTCGTCGACGACGACAGGGCCTCCCTGGACCTGATGTCCGCGTATCTCGACGATGTGCCGGTGCAGGTGGTCCGCGTCACCGACGGCGTCAGCGCACTCGATCTGATCCGCAAGGTGGTACCCGCCGCCGTCGTGCTCGACATCAAGCTGCCGAGGCTCGACGGCTGGCAGGTGCTCGCCGAGTTGAAAACCGACGGCGACACCGCCGCGGTA is a genomic window of Mycobacterium sp. ITM-2016-00318 containing:
- a CDS encoding FHA domain-containing protein, with product MSSTQPQRVSDVTVDVDHNPYLADGSGLVDAVVSVAVGADVGTDEPPERVEAIIVDCSTSMKTPAGKFDEAKRATIAAIDEMTDGTLFAIVAGTEKATAVYPADGMPAPASDATRSAAAQAVTSLTPNGGTAIGRWLAHIRGIATRRPGALTHAILLTDGKDEHETPEELGREISLSEGEFACDCRGVGTDWHVEELRSVSSALMGTVDIVADPADLADDFASMIRASMGKSIPGLTLRLWTPAGARVAFVKQVAPSVQDLSDRRVDAGNHCGDYPLGAWGHEERDYHIQVEVQPADVGREKLAARVTVVAGDDPLGEGLVKAIWTADTALSARISDRVAHYTGQTQLAQAVLDGLAARRSGDLVTATAKLHRAMELAVESGNDGTAKLLRKFIKVDEHTGTTRLRRDIAAADEMALDARSTRTARARKEPAVTPSAPEQPVEWTAVVTADKDYYKRVIARGGPDTVEFPEVFPARRIVLQDSTLIGRNSRKQGVEPGIDLGIHPIDRGVSTQHAVLRIRESGLTVTDLGSTNGTSVNESDDLLGNGQETPLVDGDRVHVGAWTTITVNKSEKSRT
- a CDS encoding ATP-binding protein; the encoded protein is MTDIERELHDAKEQLAASSEILAALGRHASDPSAVWDTVLEYAARLCGAAASQLFIRDGDVFRLSRVSDETPEDYRRYLMTHPIARNRSSTVGRAAEDKCTVQIADVLADADYGRLDLQRLAGFRTLLSTPMVLQDEVVGVLAMWRTDVAPFDDRERRLLEEFAVQGAVVLRQVDLMRALESRGVELADKVEQLEALREIDEAVGSSLDLDEVLERVVTNAVRLINLGFGDITLNTEGGSILEYDEKTDSFHVRGRYGSSPTLWERLRHIVMDSRSSFIGRSALADQPLEIPDLAAVDRDEFLDTVFGDGWRSVLAVPMIVGEQMIGVLVVRRRGTGDFPPDVTELLETFAGQSALAIVNARLYRELETQSRELEIASNHKSEFLASMSHELRTPLNAVIGFSEVLLERMFGDINERQEEYLRDIWNSGRHLLQLLNEILDLSKVEAGRMTLDPTVFSVAGALEYTLAMVRERAAANAITMSVDIADEVGDIEADELRFKQVVLNLVSNAVKFTPDGGKVCVHAHRNDAELIVTVTDTGIGVPPEDQEKIFDSFQQGGRGPAREEGTGLGLTLCRRIVGLFGGRMWLESAVGVGSTFGFAIPAASRSTGSAMMPQDGEFPVVVLVDDDRASLDLMSAYLDDVPVQVVRVTDGVSALDLIRKVVPAAVVLDIKLPRLDGWQVLAELKTDGDTAAVPVIVASVVDDRPRGLALGAAVQLLKPLSRDDFVDALRTVGVLKDGRGG